In a genomic window of Exiguobacterium sp. BMC-KP:
- a CDS encoding organic hydroperoxide resistance protein, with product MSNVILTSRASAVGGRDGKVASDDNVINLDLVMPGTKGKEDIPTSNPEQLFAAGYAACFDGAYNLMARQAKKRVETRTNSEVSLLQDEADNGVKIAAKLVVEVVGVSQEEAEELLEKTHNFCPYSKATRGNIDVDLSVKVVDSL from the coding sequence ATGTCAAACGTCATTCTTACTTCACGTGCATCTGCAGTCGGTGGTCGCGACGGGAAAGTTGCTTCAGACGATAACGTCATTAATCTCGATTTAGTCATGCCAGGAACAAAAGGCAAAGAAGACATTCCGACATCAAACCCGGAACAGTTATTCGCAGCAGGATATGCCGCTTGTTTTGATGGTGCCTACAACTTGATGGCGCGCCAAGCAAAAAAACGAGTTGAGACGCGGACGAATTCAGAAGTCAGCCTCTTACAGGATGAAGCGGATAACGGTGTGAAAATTGCAGCGAAACTCGTCGTCGAAGTCGTGGGTGTATCGCAAGAAGAAGCAGAAGAGTTACTAGAGAAAACACACAACTTCTGCCCGTATTCAAAAGCGACACGTGGCAATATCGATGTCGATCTTTCTGTTAAAGTCGTCGATTCATTATAA
- a CDS encoding hemolysin family protein translates to METFDTTTIIIRLLVIALLIVLTAFFVAAEFSVVKMRMSRIDQLITEGSKTAKVAKRLLENLDYYLSACQLGITVTALGLGWLGESTVGAILGMLFEEIDIPNSVSTIISFVLAFSIVTFLHVVLGELAPKSLAIQKTEAITMLLAPPLYWFGKIMKPFIWTLNGSARVILRLFGVEPAGHEEVHSEEEIKIIMTQSYKSGEINQTELSYMQNIFSFDERIAKDIMLPRTDLITISNDASMEDIIRLVEEYQFTRYPVAEEGDKDKILGFINAKQLFTDHMANKGKALSYYIHNLPIVSEYSPLQDAMLKMQVERTPMALVIDEYGGTAGVITMEDILEEIVGEIRDEFDKDEKADIEQIHERLYRISGRVLIDDLNERFNLGIEEEDIDTIGGWVMAQDTEVSSGQEFRYQAYTIKVMEVDNHQVKSIYLQLPDQEAIETEDIG, encoded by the coding sequence ATGGAGACATTCGACACGACAACGATCATTATTCGACTACTCGTCATTGCACTACTTATCGTCTTGACGGCTTTTTTTGTTGCCGCCGAATTTTCGGTCGTCAAAATGCGAATGTCTCGAATCGATCAGTTGATTACAGAAGGAAGCAAGACTGCGAAAGTGGCGAAGCGGCTACTTGAGAATTTGGATTATTATTTATCAGCCTGTCAACTTGGTATTACCGTGACAGCGCTTGGTCTCGGGTGGTTAGGAGAATCGACGGTAGGCGCAATTCTCGGTATGTTGTTCGAAGAGATTGACATCCCGAATTCCGTTTCGACGATCATTTCGTTTGTTCTTGCATTCTCGATTGTAACGTTTCTTCATGTCGTACTTGGAGAACTTGCTCCGAAATCTCTCGCCATTCAAAAAACGGAAGCGATCACGATGTTACTCGCGCCACCACTTTATTGGTTCGGTAAAATCATGAAACCGTTCATCTGGACATTGAATGGTTCAGCACGCGTGATTCTTCGTTTGTTTGGCGTCGAGCCAGCGGGACACGAAGAAGTCCATTCTGAAGAAGAGATTAAAATCATCATGACACAGAGTTATAAGAGTGGAGAAATCAACCAGACTGAACTTTCCTACATGCAGAACATCTTCTCGTTCGATGAGCGGATCGCAAAAGATATCATGTTACCGCGAACGGACTTAATCACGATTTCGAACGATGCATCGATGGAGGATATCATTCGCCTTGTTGAAGAGTATCAGTTCACACGTTATCCAGTAGCGGAAGAGGGAGATAAGGATAAAATCCTTGGCTTCATCAATGCAAAGCAGTTATTTACGGATCATATGGCAAACAAGGGGAAAGCATTAAGTTATTACATCCACAACTTGCCGATTGTATCTGAGTATTCACCGCTTCAAGACGCGATGTTGAAAATGCAGGTGGAGCGGACGCCAATGGCGCTCGTCATTGATGAGTACGGTGGTACAGCTGGTGTGATTACGATGGAAGACATATTGGAAGAAATCGTTGGAGAAATCCGAGATGAATTCGATAAAGATGAGAAAGCAGATATCGAGCAGATTCATGAGAGGTTGTATCGGATTTCAGGACGTGTCTTGATTGACGACTTAAATGAGCGCTTTAACCTTGGAATTGAAGAGGAAGACATTGATACGATTGGTGGCTGGGTCATGGCACAGGATACAGAAGTGTCGAGCGGTCAAGAATTCCGCTATCAGGCGTACACGATTAAAGTGATGGAAGTCGATAATCACCAGGTCAAATCAATTTATCTTCAGTTGCCTGATCAAGAAGCAATTGAAACAGAAGATATCGGATAA
- a CDS encoding DUF456 domain-containing protein codes for MTILLWSLIVVCFLVAFAGLVYPIIPSAPILVVGFLIYGFGFGFSELSISFWVIQAIFIILLFTLDYLVSAYTVDRRGGSQAAKIATTVGLIAGPFILPGIGLLIFPFVFAILTEKIISKKTWQTSVSVGIGTVLGILSSALLKGIAMLLMIVIFILYVV; via the coding sequence GTGACAATCTTGTTATGGAGTCTGATCGTCGTTTGTTTTCTAGTCGCTTTTGCAGGTCTCGTATATCCGATCATCCCAAGTGCACCAATTTTAGTAGTGGGCTTTTTGATTTATGGATTTGGATTCGGCTTCTCTGAGTTATCGATTAGTTTTTGGGTGATTCAAGCGATTTTTATCATCCTCTTATTTACACTCGACTACCTCGTCAGTGCCTACACCGTTGATCGGCGGGGAGGCTCACAAGCAGCTAAGATTGCGACGACAGTTGGATTGATTGCAGGACCATTTATATTGCCGGGTATCGGATTATTGATTTTCCCCTTTGTGTTTGCCATCTTAACGGAGAAAATCATTAGTAAAAAGACATGGCAAACTTCAGTTTCAGTCGGAATTGGGACTGTCCTAGGAATTTTATCAAGTGCATTATTAAAAGGAATCGCGATGTTACTCATGATCGTGATCTTCATTCTCTATGTTGTATGA
- a CDS encoding DUF2254 domain-containing protein produces MKKLKVLSREINWWWPLLYGLIGIGLTGVVTWLDVYVSDWFPKEWQTTLGLAQTIHSSVFTGLLAMMTFTFSTILVVLTTYSSQFSPRTLPNFIENRQVQHIFGIFIGAVSYSMTMLFFLRPALKTSVVASAVAVLVVLISIVAFVAFIHIVSQSIRVTTLLDRLHSEGNELLKRQLKHLESGEQRITEKKMTINHPHRIQATQTGYIQAVDYDAFDQKENVYIHRTVGSFVTEGEVIGRATCKDIDGNILIGPTKSSEQDFAFILEKLSEVALRAISPGINDPNTARHAIRIIGDLMRQYAVIPDGVLVVGEEQQHIIVRETYQQLLYTTFYQLRHYGAEDISVLATMLESLGTMKKNGLPSHCETIQRFIPYICSEARFEKMNDWDRDFLQNQIHRALNETFASPST; encoded by the coding sequence TTGAAGAAACTGAAAGTCCTATCACGAGAAATTAATTGGTGGTGGCCGTTACTTTACGGACTTATCGGTATAGGACTGACGGGTGTCGTGACGTGGTTAGATGTGTATGTATCAGACTGGTTTCCAAAAGAGTGGCAAACGACACTTGGCTTAGCACAGACGATCCACAGTTCGGTTTTTACCGGACTGCTCGCCATGATGACATTTACATTCTCGACCATTCTTGTCGTCTTGACGACCTATTCATCACAATTCTCACCACGCACGTTACCTAACTTCATTGAAAATCGACAGGTGCAACACATTTTCGGTATTTTCATCGGAGCAGTCAGTTATTCCATGACGATGTTGTTTTTCCTTCGTCCGGCTTTAAAGACGAGCGTTGTCGCTTCAGCTGTAGCCGTTCTCGTTGTGCTGATATCGATCGTCGCATTCGTCGCATTCATTCATATCGTCAGCCAGTCGATTCGCGTCACGACTTTACTCGATCGATTGCACAGTGAAGGGAATGAATTGTTAAAACGTCAACTCAAGCATTTGGAATCGGGAGAACAGAGAATTACAGAAAAGAAGATGACGATAAATCATCCTCATCGTATTCAGGCGACACAAACTGGATATATTCAAGCGGTTGATTATGATGCCTTCGATCAGAAAGAAAACGTGTATATTCATCGAACGGTCGGTTCTTTCGTAACAGAGGGAGAGGTCATCGGACGCGCAACATGCAAAGATATCGATGGAAACATCTTGATTGGTCCGACGAAATCTTCAGAACAGGATTTTGCATTTATTCTTGAAAAGTTAAGTGAAGTTGCATTACGTGCTATCTCTCCAGGAATCAATGATCCGAATACAGCAAGACATGCCATTCGGATCATAGGTGATTTAATGCGCCAGTATGCTGTGATACCGGATGGTGTACTAGTCGTTGGAGAGGAACAGCAACATATCATCGTCCGGGAAACTTATCAACAATTGTTATATACGACGTTTTATCAACTGCGACATTACGGAGCAGAGGATATTTCTGTTCTTGCAACGATGCTCGAGTCACTCGGGACAATGAAGAAAAATGGGTTACCAAGTCACTGTGAGACGATTCAACGATTCATTCCATACATCTGTTCGGAAGCACGTTTTGAAAAAATGAACGACTGGGATCGCGATTTTCTACAAAATCAAATACATCGGGCGTTGAATGAAACCTTTGCCTCACCTTCGACGTAA
- a CDS encoding aldehyde dehydrogenase family protein — protein sequence MAQQNEATLHTDFTKIYIDGQWRTGASDSNMTNTNPFTGEELFTISAANQQDLDDAYEAAQVAQKEWAKVPALKRQGLIENFLKVLYEEKETIIEWLIKESGSTRIKAEGEFLASVLIVKEAATFPLRMHGEIRPSVVPGKENRIYRKALGVIGVISPWNFPFHLAVRSIATAIAIGNAVVVKPATDTPVSGGLIFASLFEKAGLPKGVLNVIVGRGSEIGDAIVEHPVPRLISFTGSTEVGRHIGELAGKHLKKTALELGGNNVFVVLDDADLDRAVESAVYSKFYHQGQICMSTNRILVASSIHDEFVEKYVARVKELQYGDPSHDRTQVGPLINQSQVERILEDLEKTKAAGATVRVGGEAKDNVIAPTVVTGVTNDMPLAKNEIFGPVAVIIPFDTDEEALEIANSLPYGLSGAVHGSSIERATAFALEVETGMIHINDQSVNDEPHMPFGGEKDSGLGRFNGEWVLEEFSTVQWLSVMHDRRQYKPFFE from the coding sequence ATGGCTCAACAAAACGAAGCAACATTGCATACAGATTTCACGAAAATTTATATTGATGGTCAGTGGCGCACAGGCGCAAGTGACAGCAACATGACGAATACGAATCCGTTCACGGGTGAAGAGCTTTTCACGATCTCTGCAGCGAATCAACAAGATTTAGATGATGCGTATGAAGCGGCTCAAGTCGCTCAAAAAGAGTGGGCGAAAGTTCCTGCTTTAAAACGCCAAGGTCTGATCGAAAACTTCTTGAAAGTCTTATACGAAGAAAAAGAAACAATCATCGAATGGTTGATTAAAGAGTCCGGCAGTACACGTATTAAAGCAGAAGGTGAATTCCTTGCTTCTGTCCTGATCGTCAAGGAAGCTGCTACATTCCCACTGCGGATGCACGGTGAAATTCGTCCATCGGTCGTACCAGGTAAAGAAAACCGAATCTACCGTAAAGCACTTGGCGTCATCGGCGTCATCAGTCCATGGAACTTCCCGTTCCATTTAGCTGTTCGTTCGATTGCTACTGCCATTGCCATCGGAAACGCAGTCGTCGTCAAACCGGCTACAGATACACCTGTCTCAGGCGGATTGATTTTTGCTAGCCTGTTCGAAAAAGCCGGATTACCAAAAGGCGTCTTGAATGTCATCGTTGGTCGCGGTTCGGAAATTGGCGACGCGATCGTTGAACATCCTGTACCACGCCTGATTTCATTTACAGGTTCCACTGAAGTTGGTCGTCACATTGGTGAGCTTGCCGGCAAACATTTGAAGAAAACGGCGCTTGAACTTGGCGGAAACAACGTCTTCGTCGTACTTGATGATGCAGACCTCGACCGCGCTGTTGAATCTGCTGTCTACAGCAAGTTCTACCACCAAGGTCAAATCTGTATGTCAACGAACCGGATTCTTGTTGCCTCTTCGATTCATGATGAGTTCGTCGAGAAGTACGTTGCTCGTGTAAAAGAATTACAATACGGTGATCCATCACACGACCGGACACAAGTCGGACCGCTCATCAACCAATCACAAGTTGAACGGATTCTTGAAGACCTCGAGAAAACAAAAGCTGCTGGCGCAACCGTTCGTGTTGGTGGAGAAGCTAAAGATAACGTCATCGCACCTACAGTCGTGACAGGCGTTACGAATGATATGCCGCTTGCTAAAAATGAAATCTTCGGACCAGTCGCTGTCATCATCCCGTTCGATACGGATGAAGAAGCACTTGAAATCGCGAACTCACTCCCATACGGATTAAGTGGTGCTGTGCACGGTTCTTCTATTGAACGTGCGACTGCCTTTGCGCTTGAAGTTGAAACAGGTATGATTCACATCAATGACCAATCAGTCAACGATGAGCCACATATGCCATTTGGTGGTGAAAAAGATTCAGGACTTGGTCGCTTCAACGGTGAATGGGTACTTGAAGAATTCTCGACTGTCCAATGGTTGTCTGTCATGCATGATCGCCGTCAATACAAACCTTTCTTCGAATAA
- a CDS encoding tautomerase family protein, producing MPLLRFDVIEGRSEEELKTLLDTAHDAMVEAFDVPERDRYQIVHTHKAHEMVIQDTGLGFERSKDIVLISVTSKTRTEEKKQRLYQLLAERLQANCGLAPTDLMVSIVENDAADWSFGLGEAQFLTGKL from the coding sequence ATGCCATTATTACGATTCGACGTTATTGAAGGACGTTCAGAAGAAGAGTTAAAAACCTTACTCGACACCGCACACGATGCAATGGTCGAAGCATTTGATGTCCCAGAACGTGATCGTTATCAAATTGTGCATACGCATAAAGCACATGAGATGGTCATTCAAGATACAGGACTTGGTTTTGAACGGAGTAAAGATATCGTCCTCATCAGTGTGACAAGTAAAACGCGGACGGAAGAGAAAAAACAACGTCTTTATCAATTACTTGCCGAACGTTTGCAAGCAAACTGTGGACTTGCACCGACTGATTTGATGGTTTCGATCGTCGAAAACGATGCTGCAGACTGGAGTTTTGGTCTCGGTGAAGCACAGTTTTTGACAGGCAAACTATAA
- the yidD gene encoding membrane protein insertion efficiency factor YidD: MKRVLMGGIRFYQKAISPMKPATCRFYPTCSHYGMEAIERHGAVKGSYLTTRRLLRCQPFHPGGLDFVPEPDQFSWKAPLQRENPREKVEETEE, from the coding sequence ATGAAACGTGTCTTAATGGGAGGAATTCGCTTTTATCAGAAAGCTATCTCTCCCATGAAACCAGCTACCTGTCGATTTTATCCAACATGTTCCCATTACGGGATGGAGGCGATCGAACGTCATGGTGCAGTAAAAGGCAGTTATTTGACGACACGTCGTTTGCTCCGTTGCCAACCATTTCATCCAGGTGGTCTCGATTTCGTTCCAGAACCTGATCAGTTTAGTTGGAAAGCACCATTACAGAGAGAAAATCCACGTGAGAAGGTGGAGGAGACTGAGGAATAA
- a CDS encoding quinone oxidoreductase family protein, with amino-acid sequence MKALTFHEFGTSDVLRFEDLPTPTITEHEVLIEMKAIGLNFADIYRRKGNYHLEGQPPYILGYEGSGVITAVGATVSTFYVGQRVAFADVPLANAEYVAAPVDKLIPLPDGISYETAASVLLQGLTAHYLTRDSYRVQPGDTILVHAAAGGVGQLLTQLIRLLGATPIGLTSSSDKAQIAKTAGCESVYLYSENWVEQVLSQTSGKGVDVVYESIGSTLMDSFHVTKVHGTVVFYGMAGGDPTPVDPRFLMDTSKTLTGGDLWNVLTSSEERIRRSGELFDWILSGHLTLSSPTTFALSDGKAAHDFLESRRSTGKLLLLP; translated from the coding sequence ATGAAGGCATTAACATTCCATGAATTCGGAACGTCCGATGTACTACGGTTCGAAGACCTGCCAACACCAACAATCACCGAACATGAAGTTCTGATTGAAATGAAAGCGATTGGTCTGAATTTCGCAGATATCTATCGTCGCAAAGGTAACTACCATCTAGAAGGTCAGCCTCCGTATATTTTAGGTTACGAAGGATCAGGCGTCATCACAGCGGTTGGTGCAACTGTTTCTACGTTCTACGTAGGTCAACGCGTTGCTTTTGCGGACGTCCCGCTTGCGAATGCTGAGTACGTAGCAGCACCCGTCGATAAATTGATTCCTCTTCCTGACGGTATCTCATACGAAACAGCTGCGTCTGTCTTATTGCAAGGGTTGACGGCACATTATTTGACCCGCGACAGTTATCGCGTCCAACCAGGAGATACCATCTTAGTACACGCTGCTGCAGGTGGCGTAGGTCAATTATTGACACAGCTTATTCGATTACTCGGTGCAACACCGATTGGGTTGACCTCTTCTTCTGATAAAGCACAGATTGCCAAAACAGCTGGCTGTGAGTCTGTCTATTTGTATTCAGAAAACTGGGTCGAGCAAGTGCTTTCACAAACGTCAGGTAAAGGAGTTGATGTTGTCTACGAATCAATCGGTTCGACATTAATGGATAGTTTCCATGTGACAAAAGTTCATGGAACTGTTGTATTCTATGGTATGGCAGGCGGTGACCCTACTCCTGTCGATCCTCGCTTTTTGATGGACACATCAAAAACATTAACGGGTGGTGATCTTTGGAACGTATTAACATCTTCTGAAGAACGAATCCGTAGATCCGGTGAATTGTTTGATTGGATTTTATCCGGTCACCTCACCCTGTCTTCTCCTACAACATTTGCTTTATCTGATGGAAAAGCAGCGCATGACTTTTTAGAAAGTCGACGCAGCACAGGAAAACTACTTTTGCTTCCTTAA
- a CDS encoding YhgE/Pip domain-containing protein: MFRSEWKKLKSPMMIVVILALILVPFLYNSIFLSAFWDPYGRTEDIKVAIVNEDSATKFKGEKVDIGDQFVDKLKKNDDFDWQFLSKNKAEKELRDGKIYMTVVIPKNFSKNATTLLDDHPKKIELEYYLNPAKNYSGTQISSTAAKQLNEKIRKSVTKQYSSAIFGALKKIANGMEKASDGSSKLEDGNHKTADGAKTLATNLGKLADGSLTLSEKLGEANQGSKKLSDGATTLDEKTALFAQKTGELSSGLNTLDENGGKLQAGAAQLEDGATKLSGGSTQVRQGAEQLAAGTAQLNEKIPQLTDGLNQLDEKAQAANALLNQLNQDAAQSKQDLRARREALEANAAQLKQVISASDQLSDEEKQNLLGTIGTLEENIKNLASQEGAIDQSLAQATEATKKIGQLAAGGKQVESAVSQLNAGQLKLVDGAKQVESGAQQLASGQQTFNEKLGQYTAGVHKAASGGAQLADGANQLSDGTHQLQTGASALNSGLGQLASGSTTITDGIGKTTDGASKIADANTKLEDGAKTLKDELSKGAKDATVKPTKERDNMLAEPVVLKEHDYSTVNNYGSGLSAYILSIALFAGALMFSSVYQIRPEHGESLNWRFLVGKLSLILPIGALQGVAAATAIVYVLDADVASVPALYGFAALTGMTFITILFTLAMLLGRVGQFIAFLLLLLQIGGSGGTFPVEMTPSFFQSIHAFLPMTYSVGGFREALGLGVTDALVSNSQVLAIILVVALIISFVGGLGAKRILLSTKVRRKQHDTV, encoded by the coding sequence ATGTTTCGCTCAGAATGGAAGAAATTGAAGAGTCCGATGATGATTGTCGTCATTCTCGCCCTCATCCTCGTGCCATTTCTCTACAACTCCATCTTCTTATCTGCATTCTGGGACCCATACGGTCGGACAGAAGATATTAAGGTCGCTATCGTGAATGAAGACAGTGCGACGAAGTTTAAAGGAGAAAAAGTCGACATCGGGGATCAATTTGTCGATAAACTCAAAAAAAATGATGATTTTGATTGGCAGTTCTTATCTAAGAACAAAGCCGAAAAAGAATTACGTGACGGCAAAATCTATATGACGGTCGTTATTCCGAAGAATTTCTCTAAAAATGCAACGACACTACTCGACGATCATCCGAAGAAAATTGAGTTGGAATACTACTTAAATCCAGCCAAAAACTACTCCGGAACACAAATTTCGAGTACGGCTGCAAAACAATTAAACGAAAAGATCCGAAAATCCGTTACGAAACAATATAGTAGCGCAATCTTCGGTGCCTTAAAGAAAATCGCAAATGGCATGGAAAAGGCATCAGACGGTTCTTCTAAACTTGAGGACGGAAACCATAAAACAGCAGATGGTGCCAAAACGCTGGCAACGAATCTTGGAAAACTCGCGGATGGTAGTCTCACACTGTCCGAAAAACTCGGGGAAGCAAATCAAGGCTCTAAAAAACTCAGTGATGGGGCAACGACACTCGACGAAAAGACCGCCCTCTTCGCTCAAAAAACGGGTGAGTTATCTTCTGGTTTGAACACACTCGATGAAAACGGTGGCAAGTTACAGGCAGGTGCCGCGCAACTCGAAGACGGCGCAACAAAACTCAGTGGTGGCTCAACACAGGTCCGCCAAGGGGCAGAACAACTTGCTGCAGGTACGGCTCAACTCAATGAAAAAATCCCTCAATTGACGGATGGATTAAATCAATTGGACGAAAAGGCACAGGCAGCTAATGCGTTATTAAATCAATTAAATCAAGATGCTGCGCAATCTAAACAAGACTTACGTGCTCGTCGAGAAGCTCTTGAAGCAAATGCCGCTCAACTAAAACAAGTTATTTCCGCTTCTGATCAATTATCAGATGAAGAAAAGCAAAACTTACTAGGCACAATCGGAACTTTAGAAGAAAATATCAAGAATCTCGCTTCACAAGAAGGCGCAATTGATCAGAGTCTTGCTCAAGCTACGGAAGCAACGAAAAAAATCGGTCAACTCGCTGCTGGCGGAAAACAAGTCGAATCAGCTGTATCACAACTAAACGCTGGGCAATTAAAGCTCGTCGATGGTGCGAAACAAGTCGAGTCTGGCGCACAACAATTAGCAAGCGGACAACAGACATTTAATGAAAAACTTGGTCAATATACTGCGGGTGTGCATAAAGCTGCATCAGGCGGCGCACAACTTGCTGACGGTGCAAATCAGCTTTCAGATGGAACGCATCAACTTCAAACAGGTGCTAGCGCGTTAAATAGCGGGTTAGGACAATTGGCATCTGGTTCAACTACGATTACAGACGGAATTGGTAAAACAACCGACGGCGCTTCAAAAATCGCGGATGCCAACACGAAACTCGAAGATGGTGCTAAAACGCTAAAGGATGAGCTCAGCAAAGGAGCTAAAGATGCAACGGTTAAGCCGACAAAAGAACGGGATAATATGCTTGCAGAACCCGTCGTCTTAAAAGAACATGACTATTCGACAGTCAACAACTATGGCTCTGGTTTATCAGCCTATATTCTAAGTATTGCCTTGTTTGCAGGCGCATTGATGTTCTCTTCTGTTTATCAGATTCGTCCAGAACATGGTGAGAGTCTGAACTGGCGCTTCCTTGTCGGTAAATTATCACTTATCTTACCGATTGGAGCATTGCAAGGTGTCGCAGCGGCTACAGCAATCGTTTATGTCCTTGATGCTGATGTTGCGAGTGTCCCTGCGCTCTATGGATTTGCTGCCTTAACAGGGATGACGTTTATTACAATCCTGTTCACGCTCGCGATGCTCCTCGGTCGCGTCGGACAGTTTATTGCCTTCCTACTACTCCTTCTCCAAATCGGTGGTAGTGGTGGTACGTTCCCAGTCGAAATGACACCAAGCTTCTTCCAATCGATTCACGCATTCTTACCAATGACGTATTCAGTCGGTGGATTCCGTGAAGCTCTTGGACTTGGTGTAACGGATGCCCTCGTTTCAAACAGTCAAGTTCTTGCGATTATCTTAGTCGTCGCCTTGATCATCAGCTTCGTTGGAGGGCTCGGAGCCAAACGGATTCTACTCTCAACGAAAGTGAGACGAAAACAACATGACACAGTCTGA
- a CDS encoding TetR/AcrR family transcriptional regulator, which yields MTQSDKETLILDSAMACFSELGYKGTTIERVARRAHVGKPTVYQLFESKLNLFESLVTRVLQEMKEEAERAYVEHATVEENKQAMIDAIVYHQQQHLFILQIIEETRNLKLQEMQELRTRIERHVVEYLKTLLETRLGQDDRDVPVDVTAFLIFRTYIALIAEWPLIARPLELDTIRRAMLRIL from the coding sequence ATGACACAGTCTGATAAAGAAACATTGATACTCGACTCAGCGATGGCTTGCTTTTCAGAACTCGGTTATAAAGGAACGACAATTGAGCGTGTCGCTCGACGCGCTCATGTCGGGAAACCGACTGTCTATCAGCTGTTTGAAAGCAAACTCAACTTATTTGAATCTCTCGTGACACGTGTGCTACAAGAGATGAAAGAAGAAGCGGAACGCGCTTATGTCGAACATGCGACAGTGGAAGAAAATAAACAAGCCATGATCGATGCCATTGTTTATCATCAGCAACAACATTTGTTCATTCTTCAAATCATCGAAGAAACACGTAACTTAAAATTACAAGAGATGCAGGAATTACGAACACGAATCGAACGACATGTCGTCGAATATCTTAAAACGCTACTTGAGACTCGCCTTGGACAAGACGATCGCGACGTACCCGTCGACGTCACGGCCTTTTTGATTTTCCGGACGTACATTGCGTTGATTGCCGAATGGCCATTGATTGCTCGTCCGCTCGAACTCGATACGATTCGTCGTGCCATGTTGCGTATCCTATGA
- a CDS encoding sterol desaturase family protein translates to MSDIYRRFFLFPDILIMLLLLIGISGYAIAQPFHWSILLFFFLGLIVFSFSEYLTHRFLFHLPPPKNALGRKLLKRLHYDHHAHPNELHLLFLPIWYSLPNLGFFTGLTYLLTQSVVLTAAAASGLIVMLLVYEWKHYVAHVPLKPRTRFGKWMKKTHLLHHFKNEHYWFGVSNPVGDWLFGTLKDEKTVTSSQTARDLEKNQESKKPPIS, encoded by the coding sequence ATGTCAGATATCTATCGTCGTTTTTTCCTATTTCCAGATATTTTGATCATGCTCTTACTACTGATCGGAATAAGCGGTTATGCCATTGCTCAACCATTTCATTGGTCGATTCTACTGTTCTTTTTCCTTGGATTAATCGTCTTTAGCTTCAGTGAATACTTGACGCATCGATTTTTGTTCCATTTACCACCACCTAAAAATGCGCTTGGACGAAAACTGTTGAAACGGCTCCACTATGATCATCATGCACATCCAAATGAACTTCATCTGTTATTTTTACCGATTTGGTATTCGTTACCGAATCTCGGATTTTTTACAGGTCTGACATATCTTTTGACACAGTCTGTCGTTTTGACAGCTGCAGCGGCAAGTGGATTGATCGTTATGTTACTTGTTTACGAATGGAAGCATTATGTGGCGCATGTTCCGCTGAAACCGAGAACGCGTTTTGGAAAATGGATGAAAAAGACGCATCTGTTGCATCATTTCAAAAATGAACATTATTGGTTCGGTGTCTCGAATCCAGTAGGAGATTGGTTGTTTGGAACGCTGAAGGATGAAAAAACAGTCACATCTAGCCAGACAGCACGTGATTTAGAAAAGAATCAAGAATCGAAAAAACCGCCAATCAGCTGA